The genomic stretch atagacaCCCAGTGTCTTCGAGAAACTTGTGACAAATATTTTTgctagcaactttgtcgaaggtgtcaaatttttatcgcttatgttaaaaaagatataaaaagttttatatacAAAGTTCactaaaatcataatttttaatttaatatttttcctgaattttctacatattttatgtCTCCTCCAAATTTAttagccaaacaaaaatacatatttttgctgaacattGGATCTAGTTATTGTTGTCTTCTCCTTTAAATTACCAAAGtaaatgtcaaaccatatcatctcACTGCAGTGTGAACACCCAAGGTTATATCCGATATCAtttggcgatatcaggtgatatgtggcgtagtctgaacaaggcatatcAATTACCATTAAATTAAtcactcgattttttttttcacatataattgaaaatttcttaGCAAATTAATGTAGGTATTAACTTTTGACTCCatcacaaaaacaaaattttcatatattcttGGGCTAGCTCTAGTATCTGTGGTGATATATAAGCATCAACCACAAGAGTAGCATGATTATTCGTCAGCGTGTCagcgagagagagatagagatgaAAAAGGAGTGTATAACATAATTCATTATCTCCACATCCTGAGCGATGACGACAATCCAGCGTAACTGACGCTCGCTGTGTTTGAACTAATGTGAATGAAAATGACGGCCAATTAAGAGCTCTGCAAAAGCGAATTTGTTTCTTCCCAGAGCCCACCTGGGGCTACCAGGCATCACTTTCTTGCATCATAAATCGCAATATCGCTTCTCTATTCCTGCGTAGATTTCCACTGACCTAGTGAAATGAAGAAATTAGCGGCAGTCAATTAGCGCTGTCCACTCTTAACGACTTGTGGCGACAGCTTACATGACACAAGTTAGGTGACATAAGACAAAACCTCGGTTGGCCAAATTTAGCACCCTCACTCACAGTGTACGCGTCGTGTAAAGTTTTCCTCGGCACAATAATCGATTCTCACTGCGCTGCTGAACGCTTCCGCCCTTCGTTAATTCCTGCGACTGTCACATACGGTTCAGTGTTATTCTCGAGCTTGCCGAAATAGCAACCGTTCGCGTTTTGTCCGACTCACTGCAATGATGCGCTGGTTCACGGCACGCGACATCTACGATTCAATGCGTCCTTTCGCACGACTGTTGAAATTCTTCGGGTTTGATTGTGGCGCATCTTGGGATCGAAACCCTACTGCAGGATTACTTATTCCGCTTATGTATGTGGCCTTCTTTGTGACGTATCACGCATACGCTACAGCCATCGCGACCAGCATTATTCCATCCGAGATCCAATTGGATGAGATGTATAATTCAGTAATCCTCAGTTTAAGTGAAAATGTATACGCTGTCCTGCTGTACTTAGTCATCGTGATTTCGATTTTGATCAATTACTTCTGTCGGGACGTTTTCCAATACCTGTTGAAAACATTACATGAGGCCGATCAGGTTTTGGTGGAActaaaacaacagtttgactaTCGGAAACATCATCTTCTTCTGGTTGTGGCCACATTGATGTTTGTACTGACGACTACTATCATTATTTCAGTGTATATTTGGTTCTATCGAAAAGCAGTGCTGGGGGCTTCGTTAGATTTTACAAGCGTTTTTATCTTTGCAACTAACTTTACTAGCTTTCTGATGATTGTTAATCAGGCAACGGTTTTGGTGAAACTGACGGAAAAGCGTTTTGCGGCACTAAACCACTCGTTCAGGTGAGTCATAAAACCCTTTCCAATTTCGGTAGGGTTTGCCTATACAATCGAAAGTTAGACCATATTTGAATGCAATTAAACAGTCATACGATATGACACTATGTTGACATCGTCTATCAGATATCGAATGTAATTAGGATAAGTATGATACCGAAACTGACActatgaagaaaaaatatttacctTAACAGGAAAATTATTCCATCCCCGAATTTACGATATTTTTTCGCAGTGTCCAAATAATCCCACATATTCCAGTGTAATTATCTCTCCCGTAATTTGAAGGTATTCAGTTTTTcctaaacaaaaaattattttagtgcTACTGGCCGCGTTGAATAGTGAACTGGTGGACAATGCGCTTGGTGTGTTGCCACGTGGTGAGCAATATTTACGATACCATAAAACCATTGTACTATCCTTTGAAGCTCTTCGGATTGGCCGCCATTCCGTTCGACCCCAAGGGGCGTGCCCAGCAATCGTTGCTGCTATCGTGGCTCTATCTAGTGGTGTATATTTTCGCATACGCTTACGTTTCCTACGTATGCATGTACCGGAATCCGTTTCCGACGGCGTACAGTTCGGTGATCCTCGACAGTATTGAAAATTTCTACACCTTCATGTTCTTTCTGATGACCATGAATGGAACGGTGTCGTGTTTTGTAATGCGCTGGAAAATTCAAACGATTCTGAAAATGCAACACGAAGTGGATCTGGTGGTGTCAAAACTGGGCATGCGAATTCCGTACGCGCTCCATCGGCGCCGCTTGCTAATGACAATGGCCCTAGTGGCAGTCATTTCCTCCATAATGTGCTCCGGATATTTGTGGTACTTTCTAACGCATCTCGTCTTCAACCAGAACCTTCTACTGCGACAGATGGCCTATATGATGTTTTTGCACAGTTTCGAACTGATGATGAGCTACGGGAGTTTTCTAATGTACTTAGTGCACCTACGGTTTGCCGCACTAAACGACACGTTCAGGTGAGTGGGAATGTTCAAGAATTTGCTTACAGCTTATGAAAGacggcaaaataaaataataatgagCTAATGAaacacactaaggtcgctttttacgcgtttttttaacgcgaattccaaaattttcgcggttttttttacgcggattccggaatttacgcggtttttttacgaggtttttttacgcggcacgtatcccccgcgtaaaaagcgactttagtgtaccttATGAATATGGATTATGTTACTGCATCACactgagcagaaaaaaattacggcAATAAAACTCTTAAATATTTGATACAACAAAATATATGTgtgattcaaaaacaaaaatcgaaattattttctGGCATTTTTTTCACTGCATTATCTGCATAATGTCCTACTTGCCAATCTTGCGTGCAAGATTGTCTCAAAGTTACAAGATAGCAATTATTCAAAACAGAGATCGTAGAGTTTCATTAAAAAATTTGAACGGTAGGTTCCAAAACCTTTAAATTGAATTAATCGGTAGTGCAAGGAGTCCATCGTgaatatttctcaaaaaaaaatccaagttACCTAAAACATTACTCAGTGAATGCGTATAAAGTACACGCATTCTTACGATAAATCAAAGTGATTGGAGGCCGAAGAAATCTCGGATTTTCAGGCTTGTTGTGCTCAGGATCGGAAATGACTAACAATCTACGGAAAATGTCAGTAATCTTCGTTTCCTAAGATATTTTCCAGGCGTGACTTTCTCGAGATTTgtgaatttcaatttttcaaactttccCAAAAGCTTTTTCCTGGAGAAAACCTGtgggaaatgaaaaagcaaagATAGAATGCTGAGGTTTATCTCAACactgaaaaaaaacacatgaGTTTGTTATACACTAGATGTAGTTTTCTACAGAAGAGACATGTTATTGCTGTTTgaataacatatttgttaaaaaaaggGAGAATTTGTTCGTATTTTTAGAGTacgatttcatatttttccttGAATTTGTCATGAAAAGAGCACTTCTGGACctcgcggatgactttgacatcatgaCACGTAATATTGCGACGGCGGAAGAAAACTAACATCCGACTGAAAGCCGGACGAAtcggactgcgaataaatgcgtcgaaaacgaaaaacatgcgagcgagaggctccaaggaaaataacatcagcctcccaacttaAGTCTCTGTAGAAAAATGTTCctagaagacactgaactgaaaacgttcgaaattctggggtgacattgcgcatttcgtttcgagcaactcgaacaaaactaaataatcgctggggggcgttatgtttcgtttttcgtatttttcgactttgcgggttagatgagccgcaggaaaaatgacaatgactgctccttttaagcttgaagcataactggcagtatgtggcctacgcgatcaaatattttacgCTATCCTCGgaaccctacttgtagcagaaattttagatcagaccaatccatcctgagaaatatcattgacgctcgggtcaaaccgtcaaatccataaagtcagtgtgacagatgtcagcggtttaaaacaacaagatgtACAACACCGgcgcggagaacgaaaagttggtctatattagctggttctgtTTAGGTTTcactggtgtaaatctagtataaagttgtttcaaaaatagaacaccgctgaagatgccctaaacgGTGGACCCTAATCTTAAAGgtcaaaaataatgaatttgtgggattttttttatgtttagagTGAAATGAAGTGTCCGCGTATTTTGGCTAATGATTAAGGTATATTCGAGGATGTATTTTATATGTCGTGGATGCAAGCATAGTAagtacagtaatcacccgattatatcagtacccgaCTTTATCTGCTCCCGATTTATCAGCTCCCGATTCCATCACCTTTTTCACCCGATAttatcatcatataacatttcatcaaaaaacatgtCAGTATGAAATGATTTTCTATTTagattcaatattttagtatttttgcgCAGCTCGGTGTAAAATAACATCATTCTGGATATAGTTTTCTTTGAAAACtcaaccattgcacagtgttttattctgGCGTTTTCGTTCGATAATTTGAATAGTGATTCAAGCCATAAAGTATCTTCATATATTTATAAGCTATTAaacaacgcatcttttgatacAGAAAAATGAGTGATCAATTCATCTAAAAGTTAGATAGAAAATTTCCTTCTACAAAGCTATCAGccttccaaaaatgcatgttgttacgaaaaatactatgttttatcTATTAAAATAAACAAGCTATTTGCCATATGTTAATATTTTCTGGGGTAATTGCACGTCCACCATCTCCAAATCTCGCAATTATTCACAAGTGACAGTTCCACTGGCAATTAAGATACAAATTTTTGACTTTTAAGGTCTGTAGACAGCACCCtcgattaatttttgtttataaATTCATCGGTGTTGTTTCAACTACGGTGATGGTGCGATTTTTTTACCGGGAGTGATTTCATCGTATATAAATTAGTAGCAGTACAAAAAGATCTACCAAGTTATGCGCATAATAAAGTTAAAGTTTCACTGTGGTGTTTGAAAGAAACTAAAACGAGATAGCATTTTCTATAGCATGCATTACCGTATATATTACGCTTAGCTATGATTCAGAATAGAATAGTTATGTAGATTGAGCTGCTAGGTTCGGAGAACTTGTGAATAGTAGCCGGATGGTAATAAACCaagttttttataaatttctttATGATTTTAATATATCACATATAACGTATTACACATATTTGCGTGTTGATGTGATTTAAGACATTTATTTCATGATTTACCTAGCTTTTGAATGAACATTGTTTTACAGGCAAACTTTCGAACATAATTTTGATGAGATATGATGGGTGATGGATATGATGAGTTTGGCATTTTACTTATAAACGATGTTTTTTGTGTGATGAGCTTTTGAGCTTTGGATGTATGAAGCTttgccaaatttaatatttGATAGGCCCCTAAATATACTTCcttaatataaaaatattctgaACAACCGCATTATTCGCGCGCGTGTTTTATATGCGATCTTATCATTCAGTACAAGTTTAGAATGTGTCTTTAATAGACACTTCACGCGAAAGATTGTAGCAAGCCGCGTGCGTAAACCGTCTTAACTTTTTCCTTTAACCGTGGTTATTTATTTCAACGTGGTTATTATTTATCAGCAAATTTAATTCATTACGGTTTCCCAAATGTATTAAAAAGTATTCATGTAGAAGCTTGTTATAAGTAGACTACGCATTAGTTACTTATAAAATAATGATTCGTGATACGTTTATTCTCTAgaataaatagaaaaaatcaatagaaaAAGTCAAAACGTGCGAATATACTTCACGATCATTAGCCACTAGATGCTCTGCGTGAGTCGCTAAGGCCATACTTACACGTGATTACCTAATAAGTAGCATTTTTATTCGTTGTTTTGAACGCACTGACTCTCGTATGACAGAATCACATCCATTATAAGGTAATGAGTAactcaacttagtaatgagccaacatgacgcatagtttacctcgAATCCGTCATCGACCAcggttttgcacggtcaggcttca from Wyeomyia smithii strain HCP4-BCI-WySm-NY-G18 chromosome 3, ASM2978416v1, whole genome shotgun sequence encodes the following:
- the LOC129727139 gene encoding uncharacterized protein LOC129727139 isoform X2, whose translation is MMRWFTARDIYDSMRPFARLLKFFGFDCGASWDRNPTAGLLIPLMYVAFFVTYHAYATAIATSIIPSEIQLDEMYNSVILSLSENVYAVLLYLVIVISILINYFCRDVFQYLLKTLHEADQVLVELKQQFDYRKHHLLLVVATLMFVLTTTIIISVYIWFYRKAVLGASLDFTSVFIFATNFTSFLMIVNQATVLVKLTEKRFAALNHSFRMYFPTNPTCSGFPSVHTETTVCSEKEQLTVIKQIKILHDKLNDVVELVNYCFSVQITFCVGLCFVIGVVCSFGLFRAFIYRNELFYMGVLNFIWYMYYLFFVLFFIAVGSKITREGKRIGVLVHKAINCSTSSAVINELNIFSQQLLHRSPVITCGLFVYDWTLLYTMIGATATYLIILIQFDVSFPNLVNVNNGTTSTGSAGT